The following proteins are encoded in a genomic region of Haloarcula marina:
- the gatD gene encoding Glu-tRNA(Gln) amidotransferase subunit GatD, with protein sequence MNAGDRVRVDRADQTYEGVLLPSSTPDHLVVKLDGGYNVGIDRDESSVEVLESDVYDVESAQDEDDGSAVEFDDDLPTVSLISTGGTIASTVDYRTGAVTAQFDAEDVLRAVPDLAGMANYRGRVVANILSENMTPAVWQDLADAVREEIEAGADGVVVMHGTDTMQFTASALAFMLDTPVPIVFTGSQRSADRPSSDNVMNAVCAVEAAKSDCAEVLVCMHADESDDRCALHRGTRVRKNHTSRRDAFRTVGAKPLGEVDYSTDGDNAVTFRREYAKRDETELALHEDLATDVELVKFTPGMSTELLEVAADGADGIVLEGTGLGHVNTEWISVIEDLDIPVVMTSQCIEGRVCDRVYDTGRDLLDAGVIEGEDMLPGTAKVKLMWALANADDVADAMAEPLAGEIQRRSTPWL encoded by the coding sequence ATGAACGCAGGCGACCGGGTCCGCGTCGACCGCGCGGACCAGACCTACGAGGGCGTCTTGCTCCCGTCCAGCACGCCCGACCACCTCGTGGTCAAACTCGACGGCGGGTACAACGTCGGCATCGACCGCGACGAGTCGTCGGTCGAAGTCCTCGAATCGGACGTGTACGACGTCGAGAGCGCACAGGACGAGGACGACGGCTCCGCCGTCGAGTTCGACGACGACCTCCCGACGGTGTCGCTCATCTCCACCGGGGGGACCATCGCCTCCACCGTCGACTACCGCACCGGCGCGGTGACCGCCCAGTTCGACGCCGAAGACGTGCTTCGAGCGGTGCCGGATCTCGCCGGGATGGCGAACTACCGCGGCCGCGTCGTCGCCAACATCCTCTCGGAGAACATGACGCCCGCGGTGTGGCAGGACCTCGCCGACGCAGTCAGGGAGGAAATCGAGGCCGGGGCCGACGGCGTCGTCGTCATGCACGGCACGGACACGATGCAGTTTACCGCCTCCGCGCTGGCCTTCATGCTCGACACGCCGGTTCCCATCGTCTTCACCGGCAGTCAGCGCTCGGCGGACCGCCCCTCCTCCGATAACGTGATGAACGCCGTCTGCGCCGTCGAAGCCGCGAAATCCGACTGCGCCGAAGTGCTGGTCTGCATGCACGCCGACGAATCCGACGACCGGTGTGCGCTCCACCGGGGCACCCGGGTCCGGAAGAACCACACCTCCCGCCGTGACGCCTTCCGGACGGTCGGCGCGAAACCGCTCGGCGAAGTCGACTACAGCACCGACGGCGACAACGCGGTCACGTTCCGCCGCGAGTACGCGAAGCGGGACGAGACCGAACTCGCCCTCCACGAGGACCTCGCGACCGACGTGGAACTCGTGAAGTTCACGCCCGGCATGAGTACGGAACTGCTGGAAGTCGCCGCCGACGGGGCCGACGGCATCGTGCTGGAAGGGACGGGACTGGGCCACGTCAACACCGAGTGGATTTCCGTCATCGAGGACCTCGACATCCCGGTCGTGATGACCAGCCAGTGCATCGAAGGCCGCGTCTGTGACCGGGTCTACGACACCGGCCGCGACCTCCTCGACGCGGGCGTTATCGAGGGTGAGGACATGCTCCCCGGAACCGCGAAGGTGAAACTGATGTGGGCGCTGGCGAACGCCGACGACGTGGCCGACGCGATGGCCGAACCGCTGGCTGGCGAGATTCAGCGGCGGTCGACGCCGTGGCTCTAA
- a CDS encoding DUF5802 family protein gives MFEQFSRGYYLGRLYVEPRDDGAAAMCRDQHERVNRQLYASGTGVERTDLPLVMKLGSRHFPVHGDEQVPADTLAVPSEVLESANVRNPPSLREVFLAKADHAAQLLSVTGTDAAIPDSAV, from the coding sequence ATGTTCGAACAGTTCTCCCGCGGCTACTACCTCGGCCGTCTCTACGTCGAACCACGCGACGACGGCGCGGCCGCGATGTGCCGGGACCAACACGAGCGAGTCAATCGACAACTGTACGCCTCCGGAACGGGCGTCGAGCGCACAGACCTGCCGCTCGTGATGAAACTCGGGTCGCGGCACTTCCCCGTCCACGGCGACGAGCAAGTCCCGGCCGACACCCTCGCGGTCCCCAGCGAGGTGTTGGAGTCCGCGAACGTGCGCAACCCCCCCAGCCTCCGCGAAGTGTTCCTCGCGAAGGCCGACCACGCCGCCCAACTGCTGTCGGTGACGGGCACGGACGCCGCGATTCCGGACAGCGCCGTGTAG
- a CDS encoding NAD-binding protein, which yields MDWSREWLGARATILLPTLVAVLSFATGVVNIGAMTISGPLADVVPHSAQRAAGFTGALTGFSLLLSVVGLRRRLRVAWYSTVVLLPVSALQGIVQSSAFAVPLVVLSLVSLPTMLLNRRRFDREVDLSTAQLAAGAALLGAQVYGTVGTYALRDEFNNVSTLTDAFYYTLVTASTVGYGDLTPATEQATLFAMSVVVLGTASFAIALGSLLGPAIEKRLSEALGNMTEAQLELFENHVVVLGYGDLTEPIIDELVGTTDFIVITPDPDTAARLQQRDIAVLTADPSDEEPLEKAGISDARAAVAATNNDAQDALAILTAHNLNPDLNIVAAATERENVEKLRRAGANTVISPALIGGHLLVQSALGREGMENIADHLLDIEREEDAEI from the coding sequence ATGGATTGGTCGCGGGAGTGGCTCGGCGCGCGGGCGACGATACTGCTGCCGACGCTAGTGGCGGTGCTGTCGTTCGCCACGGGCGTCGTCAACATCGGCGCGATGACCATCAGCGGCCCGCTCGCCGACGTGGTCCCGCACAGCGCACAGCGAGCGGCCGGGTTCACCGGCGCGCTGACCGGGTTCTCGCTCCTGTTGAGCGTGGTCGGCCTGCGCCGTCGCTTGCGCGTCGCGTGGTACAGCACCGTCGTCCTGCTGCCGGTGTCGGCGCTACAGGGCATCGTCCAGTCGTCGGCGTTCGCCGTTCCGCTCGTGGTGCTCTCGCTGGTGTCCCTGCCGACCATGCTGTTGAACCGCCGTCGGTTCGACCGCGAAGTCGACCTCTCGACGGCTCAGTTGGCCGCGGGCGCGGCACTGTTGGGCGCGCAAGTGTACGGGACGGTGGGGACATACGCCCTGCGCGACGAGTTCAACAACGTCTCGACGCTCACCGACGCCTTCTACTACACGCTCGTCACGGCCAGCACCGTCGGCTACGGCGACCTGACCCCGGCGACCGAACAGGCGACGCTCTTCGCGATGTCCGTCGTCGTCCTCGGCACGGCGAGTTTCGCCATCGCACTGGGGTCACTGCTCGGCCCGGCCATCGAGAAGCGACTCTCCGAAGCACTCGGGAACATGACCGAAGCACAACTCGAACTGTTCGAGAACCACGTCGTGGTTCTCGGCTACGGCGACCTGACAGAACCGATTATCGACGAACTCGTGGGGACGACGGACTTCATCGTCATCACGCCGGACCCGGACACGGCGGCGCGACTCCAACAGCGAGATATCGCCGTGTTGACCGCGGACCCGAGCGACGAGGAACCGCTCGAAAAGGCCGGTATCTCCGATGCGCGGGCCGCCGTCGCCGCTACCAACAACGACGCGCAGGACGCCCTCGCGATTCTGACAGCCCACAACCTCAACCCGGACCTGAACATCGTCGCCGCGGCCACCGAACGAGAGAACGTGGAGAAACTCCGCCGGGCGGGGGCAAACACCGTCATCAGTCCCGCGCTCATCGGCGGCCACCTCCTCGTCCAGTCGGCGCTGGGCCGCGAGGGCATGGAGAACATCGCCGACCACCTCCTCGATATCGAACGCGAGGAAGACGCCGAAATTTAG
- a CDS encoding metalloregulator ArsR/SmtB family transcription factor has product MDSAELLDLLGNANRRRILRLLAHKPCYVTEISEYIGVSPKAVIDHLQKLEDAGLVESRTDDQRRKYFSIARNLRLEVRVSPYEFGTKSAYPANSGLDISACRHLSIDLNDEESGDLRDLAHELEHLEQLENELSLAQRWVQGRVTKVRDEFEDRAGDGDGRLYAELVSALAHGSASVSRLVRRVEAPPELVEEALRRLDDEGIVEQTRDGWQLR; this is encoded by the coding sequence ATGGACTCCGCCGAGTTGCTCGACTTGCTGGGGAACGCCAACCGACGGCGCATCCTCCGCCTGCTCGCGCACAAGCCGTGCTACGTGACCGAGATAAGCGAGTACATCGGCGTCAGCCCCAAAGCCGTCATCGACCACTTACAGAAACTGGAAGACGCGGGCCTCGTCGAGTCACGCACCGACGACCAGCGGCGGAAGTACTTCTCTATCGCCCGTAACCTCCGTCTAGAGGTCCGCGTCTCGCCCTACGAGTTCGGGACCAAGAGCGCCTATCCGGCGAACTCGGGACTGGACATCTCGGCCTGTCGCCACCTCTCTATCGACCTCAACGACGAGGAGAGCGGCGACCTGCGGGACCTCGCCCACGAACTCGAACACCTCGAACAACTGGAGAACGAACTGTCGCTCGCCCAGCGGTGGGTACAGGGCCGCGTGACGAAGGTCCGCGACGAGTTCGAGGACCGCGCCGGTGACGGCGACGGCCGCCTCTACGCCGAACTGGTGAGCGCGCTGGCCCACGGGTCGGCGTCCGTCTCGCGACTGGTTCGACGGGTCGAGGCTCCGCCGGAACTCGTCGAGGAAGCGCTCCGCCGCCTCGACGACGAAGGCATCGTCGAGCAGACTCGCGACGGCTGGCAGTTGCGTTAG
- a CDS encoding cation:proton antiporter regulatory subunit, giving the protein MTLLLQGGLVLQGGSTTDVVVRLLAQLLGIGIAAAAAAAVVALAYRWYVRERVPSGLGILFGLSVVAVYLGTTGALGEVIGGQEDVLASSSVLPNLAAFAVGAAASSVGTRVGDRLGTDLFAAAGGRDVDADVSEIVQTVGRVTAVHLPEDIEDIVGYDPVPKATKETLSGRRFLFPRRLTKNELRDRLVTRLKTDYGVGHVDLELADNGTVEFLAVGSRAAGIGPTLPPATNAVAIRANPANAASSGDLVQVWASDPLQRVLTGELRGVVGDVVTVAIDAADTQKLDPATEYKLVTLPVQDRPDREFASLLRAADETMDTVTIEAGSALVGQSVGSLAVTVTAITREDAQPETIPSRDRVLRAGDVLYAIATPDALRRTEEAAVGSDAAAGDESDSPTVATDENNEPEEAESTTETRDAETPADDEQADPLAAIEDDDSDADDDDADVFDSLDIEGEPTDASLLDDETAPEPKDGVEIWDPDERVPDPDSGTEAEAEADGEADGSETNADDSGDEGEPTTNAEDDDDGPDEDADDGPDEDADDGPDEDADDGPDEDANGGPDADRDRE; this is encoded by the coding sequence ATGACGCTCCTCTTACAGGGCGGTTTGGTCCTGCAGGGCGGGTCGACGACCGACGTCGTTGTCCGACTGCTCGCCCAGTTGCTCGGCATCGGCATCGCCGCCGCGGCCGCCGCGGCCGTCGTCGCGCTGGCGTACCGCTGGTACGTCCGCGAACGCGTCCCCTCGGGGCTGGGCATCCTCTTCGGGTTGAGCGTCGTCGCCGTCTACCTCGGCACGACCGGGGCGCTCGGCGAGGTCATCGGCGGACAGGAGGATGTGCTCGCCTCCAGCAGCGTCCTCCCGAACCTCGCGGCGTTCGCCGTCGGTGCGGCCGCGTCGTCGGTTGGCACGCGCGTCGGCGACCGACTCGGGACGGACCTCTTCGCGGCGGCCGGCGGCCGGGACGTCGACGCCGACGTGAGCGAAATCGTCCAGACCGTCGGGCGCGTCACCGCGGTCCACCTCCCCGAAGACATCGAAGACATCGTCGGCTACGACCCGGTCCCCAAGGCGACGAAAGAGACGCTCTCGGGCCGCCGGTTCCTCTTTCCCCGACGGTTGACGAAGAACGAACTGCGCGACCGACTCGTCACGCGCCTCAAGACGGACTACGGCGTCGGCCACGTCGACCTCGAACTCGCCGACAACGGGACCGTCGAGTTCCTCGCCGTCGGGTCACGCGCTGCCGGTATCGGACCGACGCTCCCGCCAGCGACCAACGCCGTCGCCATCCGCGCGAACCCGGCCAACGCCGCGAGTTCGGGCGACCTCGTACAGGTGTGGGCGAGCGACCCGCTCCAGCGCGTCCTCACGGGCGAACTCCGCGGCGTCGTCGGGGACGTGGTGACCGTCGCCATCGACGCGGCGGACACGCAGAAACTCGACCCCGCGACGGAGTACAAACTCGTGACGCTCCCCGTGCAGGACCGGCCCGACCGGGAGTTCGCGTCGCTCCTCCGAGCGGCCGACGAGACGATGGACACCGTCACCATCGAGGCCGGGAGCGCCCTCGTCGGGCAGTCCGTCGGGTCGCTCGCCGTGACGGTCACCGCCATCACGCGCGAGGACGCCCAACCCGAGACGATTCCCTCGCGTGACCGCGTGCTCCGGGCGGGCGACGTGCTGTACGCCATCGCGACGCCGGACGCCCTCCGGCGGACCGAGGAGGCCGCCGTCGGTTCGGACGCGGCGGCGGGCGACGAGTCGGACTCGCCGACGGTAGCGACCGACGAGAACAACGAACCCGAGGAAGCCGAGAGCACGACAGAGACCCGGGACGCGGAGACGCCCGCGGACGACGAGCAAGCGGACCCGCTGGCCGCTATCGAGGACGATGACAGTGACGCCGACGACGATGACGCTGACGTGTTCGACTCGCTCGACATCGAGGGGGAACCGACCGACGCGTCGCTACTGGACGACGAGACGGCCCCCGAACCCAAAGACGGCGTGGAAATCTGGGACCCGGACGAACGCGTTCCGGACCCGGACTCGGGGACGGAGGCGGAGGCGGAGGCAGACGGCGAGGCGGATGGTTCGGAGACGAACGCCGACGACAGCGGTGACGAGGGCGAACCGACGACGAACGCGGAGGACGACGACGACGGACCGGACGAAGACGCCGACGACGGACCGGACGAAGACGCCGACGACGGACCGGACGAAGACGCCGACGACGGACCGGACGAGGATGCGAACGGCGGACCGGACGCGGACCGCGACAGGGAGTGA
- a CDS encoding GNAT family N-acetyltransferase, producing MSPTVRQARLDDYDDIVAFATEVWADREDTVDYIPEVFESWVESDGPTQRTVVAEVGGTAAGLCQAVMLTDHEAWFQGIRVDPDHRGEGLGVAMVHDLFEWASDRGATVGRNMVFSWNDAGLGQSITTGFEPITSFRWAHPSPRATDSEADGDGLIVEADPAAAWSYWTGSEGRTTLSGLALDPGQTWALSELTRERLHRLAEEQAVFAVKGDGTRGMACRVRETVDPTADETLAEYAVGTWDDRDAARALFDAIRTDAAELGVDGTRVLIPETPRHVAQAASVRADLADWPDFVLAADLT from the coding sequence ATGTCTCCGACCGTCCGGCAGGCCCGTCTCGACGACTACGACGACATCGTTGCCTTCGCGACGGAGGTGTGGGCCGACCGCGAGGACACCGTCGACTACATCCCCGAAGTGTTCGAGTCGTGGGTCGAGAGCGACGGCCCGACCCAACGCACCGTCGTCGCCGAGGTTGGCGGCACCGCTGCCGGACTCTGTCAGGCGGTCATGCTCACCGACCACGAGGCGTGGTTCCAGGGCATCCGGGTCGACCCCGACCACCGCGGCGAGGGACTCGGCGTGGCGATGGTCCACGACCTGTTCGAGTGGGCAAGCGACCGCGGGGCGACCGTCGGCCGCAACATGGTGTTCTCGTGGAACGACGCCGGTCTGGGCCAGTCCATCACCACGGGGTTCGAACCGATTACGTCGTTCCGGTGGGCGCACCCGTCCCCGAGAGCGACCGACTCGGAGGCCGACGGCGACGGCCTCATCGTCGAGGCCGACCCCGCCGCGGCGTGGAGTTACTGGACCGGCAGCGAGGGGCGAACGACGCTTTCGGGACTCGCGCTGGACCCCGGACAGACGTGGGCGCTCTCGGAGTTGACCCGCGAGCGCCTGCACCGTCTCGCGGAGGAACAGGCAGTCTTCGCGGTCAAGGGGGACGGCACGCGCGGGATGGCCTGCCGGGTCCGTGAAACGGTCGACCCCACCGCCGACGAGACGCTGGCGGAGTACGCCGTCGGGACGTGGGACGACCGCGACGCCGCCCGGGCGCTGTTCGACGCGATTCGGACCGACGCCGCCGAACTGGGCGTCGACGGCACGCGCGTACTCATCCCGGAGACGCCGCGCCACGTCGCACAAGCGGCGTCGGTCCGGGCAGACCTCGCCGACTGGCCGGACTTCGTGCTGGCGGCGGACCTGACGTAA
- a CDS encoding HPP family protein: MLDHLFQRGRDAVARARRVERRELREFRRWAETTDRLVHLSVLVFVPLLIGLVTALANALPTLTFLLFPPLASGTYTLFVDPRGRYSAPGRFVGGLTIGAACGLGALWVSKHALAAPQGEFQVAAASAALAVLATGVVTWPLDIEEPSAYSTALLALLVQPTQRVPFLLSIFLASSLVASVFVVWRSRFYDRRATVLYESTTGDDHVLVPMRGEHAGATAMLAGRLASAHEAGKVVLLDIVENVAHAEAKQALLEGHGRGTAESPPNDAVTESMRATVDRLETHADRVETQMGVPCQVVVAASEDPGVATLQAAEEANCDLVVAPYESEHGALTPYLRQLFRGSTDVVVHRSREGRRRWKRVLVPVRRASNVAHHMIDFALRLAGGSGHVAVATCIGDRSNGRRRAESMLADLVEPFAGPIETRVAQTGIHSFLSSAGPQYDLIIVGASRDRSAASRFVAPPTFERLDDIDTDVAIVDRSR, translated from the coding sequence ATGCTCGACCATCTCTTCCAGCGGGGCCGCGACGCGGTGGCGCGCGCCCGCCGCGTCGAGCGCCGCGAACTCCGGGAATTCCGCCGGTGGGCCGAGACGACCGACCGACTGGTCCACCTCTCGGTGCTGGTGTTCGTCCCCTTACTCATCGGCCTCGTCACGGCGCTCGCCAACGCCCTCCCCACGCTCACCTTCCTCCTGTTCCCGCCGCTGGCGTCCGGGACGTACACGCTGTTCGTCGACCCGCGGGGGCGCTACTCCGCGCCGGGGCGTTTCGTCGGAGGTCTGACCATCGGCGCGGCCTGCGGCCTCGGCGCGCTCTGGGTGTCGAAACACGCGCTCGCGGCCCCGCAAGGGGAGTTTCAGGTGGCCGCGGCCAGTGCGGCGCTGGCCGTCTTGGCGACCGGCGTGGTGACGTGGCCGCTCGACATCGAAGAGCCGTCGGCGTACTCGACGGCGCTGCTCGCGCTGTTGGTCCAGCCCACCCAGCGCGTGCCCTTCCTCCTGAGCATCTTTCTGGCGAGTTCGCTGGTCGCGAGCGTGTTCGTCGTCTGGCGGTCGCGGTTCTACGACCGGCGGGCGACGGTCCTCTACGAGTCGACGACGGGCGACGACCACGTCCTCGTGCCGATGCGCGGCGAACACGCTGGCGCGACGGCGATGCTGGCCGGGCGGTTGGCGTCAGCCCACGAAGCGGGCAAGGTGGTCCTGCTGGACATCGTCGAGAACGTGGCCCACGCCGAGGCCAAGCAGGCGCTGTTGGAGGGCCACGGCCGCGGGACCGCGGAGTCACCGCCGAACGACGCGGTGACCGAGTCGATGCGGGCGACGGTCGACCGCCTCGAAACGCATGCCGACCGCGTCGAGACGCAGATGGGCGTCCCCTGTCAGGTCGTCGTCGCCGCGAGCGAGGACCCGGGAGTGGCGACGTTGCAGGCCGCCGAGGAGGCGAACTGCGACCTCGTCGTCGCGCCCTACGAGAGCGAACACGGCGCGCTGACGCCGTACCTCCGCCAGTTGTTCCGGGGCAGTACGGACGTGGTCGTCCACCGGTCGCGCGAGGGGCGTCGGCGCTGGAAACGCGTCCTCGTGCCGGTCCGACGGGCCAGCAACGTGGCACACCACATGATAGATTTCGCCCTCCGTCTCGCTGGCGGGAGCGGCCACGTGGCCGTGGCGACGTGCATCGGCGACCGGAGCAACGGCCGCCGCCGCGCGGAGTCGATGCTCGCAGACCTCGTCGAACCGTTCGCGGGACCGATAGAGACGCGGGTCGCACAGACCGGCATCCACTCGTTTCTGAGCAGCGCCGGGCCGCAGTACGACCTCATCATCGTCGGCGCGAGTCGAGACAGAAGCGCCGCCTCTCGGTTCGTCGCGCCGCCGACGTTCGAGCGGTTGGACGACATCGACACCGACGTGGCAATCGTCGACCGGAGCCGCTAA
- a CDS encoding DUF1405 domain-containing protein produces the protein MDIDWGPLPRRYARYYLENTPSLVWLVVVNAVATLVGVRYYVETMPDVSTFLWPLYADSPAALFLMTLSLVTLLPFLGRSLDDVPTNLPLAYLHTIALVWLLKMGVWTFVALNLGFDAYFPAPWAYFGIIVTHLGFVAEGLLVPHYGRTTRGALLTALVLALGNDVLDYGFGYYPPLRYDPGFALVAASVALSVLSVAVAWWLLPRQSERGQ, from the coding sequence ATGGACATCGACTGGGGACCGCTCCCGCGCCGCTACGCGCGGTACTATCTGGAGAACACGCCCAGTCTGGTGTGGCTGGTCGTCGTCAACGCCGTCGCGACGCTGGTCGGCGTACGCTACTACGTCGAGACGATGCCGGACGTGTCGACGTTCCTGTGGCCGCTGTACGCCGACTCGCCCGCCGCCCTGTTCCTGATGACGCTGTCGCTGGTGACGCTCCTGCCGTTCCTCGGCCGGTCGCTCGACGACGTGCCGACCAACCTTCCGCTCGCGTACCTCCACACCATCGCGCTGGTGTGGCTGTTGAAGATGGGCGTCTGGACGTTCGTCGCGCTCAACCTCGGGTTCGACGCGTACTTCCCGGCCCCGTGGGCGTACTTCGGCATCATCGTCACTCACCTCGGGTTCGTCGCGGAGGGATTGTTAGTGCCCCACTACGGCCGAACGACCCGCGGAGCGCTCCTGACGGCGCTGGTGTTGGCCCTCGGTAACGATGTGCTCGATTACGGCTTCGGCTACTACCCGCCGCTCAGATACGACCCCGGTTTCGCGCTCGTCGCCGCGAGCGTGGCGCTCTCGGTCCTCTCGGTAGCCGTCGCGTGGTGGCTCCTCCCGAGACAGAGCGAGAGGGGTCAGTAA
- a CDS encoding potassium channel family protein, which translates to MASLPIEILIGIYLGLLVGVIPALASWTLGFVFKYFTGVTLPGFGVAVLAIALAGVSGGLLALADESITQAPNAERIITAIILVGMVSLYAHSKGDKMGATMPKRLSLKGFRDRKLSADVVEFVGGRDEIRIPVVGEVADMEGYPPLSDALRAEIRAGEWTFPADLRIGELEARMEERLRTEFELGDVAVTIDEKGRATVVAAPPFSGLSKRVADGRHAVSVDALLPTGLARNDEVTVLTPDAQVRGTVVSARTDGAKEDVETPDEPEILDDDAPPAPVRAPTTDGGEGRLTVAVNRTDAQPLLRSESAKVVVEPRGTRREYELVSLLRRAGSRFRRLTIRPNGALDGVALGEAHIRETYGVAVVAVRKQGGWKLSPRGETTIEAGEEVYAVGSRDGLDAFAEAVA; encoded by the coding sequence ATGGCCTCGCTCCCTATCGAGATTCTCATCGGTATCTATCTCGGCCTTCTCGTGGGCGTCATCCCCGCGCTCGCGTCGTGGACGCTGGGATTCGTCTTCAAGTACTTCACCGGGGTGACCCTCCCCGGGTTCGGTGTCGCCGTCCTCGCTATCGCGCTCGCGGGGGTCAGCGGTGGCCTGTTGGCGCTTGCCGACGAGTCCATCACGCAGGCCCCGAACGCCGAGCGCATAATCACCGCCATCATCCTCGTCGGGATGGTGTCGCTGTACGCCCACAGCAAGGGCGACAAGATGGGCGCGACGATGCCGAAACGGCTCTCACTGAAGGGGTTCCGTGACAGGAAACTCTCTGCGGACGTCGTCGAGTTCGTCGGCGGCCGCGACGAGATACGGATTCCCGTCGTCGGCGAAGTCGCCGACATGGAGGGGTACCCGCCGCTGTCGGACGCGCTTCGGGCGGAGATTCGGGCCGGCGAGTGGACCTTTCCGGCGGACCTCCGCATCGGCGAACTCGAAGCGCGGATGGAAGAGCGCCTGCGGACGGAGTTCGAGTTGGGCGACGTCGCGGTCACCATCGACGAGAAGGGGCGGGCCACCGTCGTCGCGGCCCCGCCGTTCTCCGGCCTCTCCAAGCGAGTGGCCGACGGTCGCCACGCCGTCTCCGTCGACGCGCTCCTTCCGACCGGCCTGGCGCGAAACGACGAAGTGACCGTGCTCACGCCGGACGCGCAGGTCCGGGGAACCGTCGTCAGCGCGCGCACAGACGGCGCGAAAGAGGACGTGGAGACGCCTGACGAACCGGAAATCCTCGACGACGACGCGCCGCCAGCGCCGGTGCGCGCGCCGACGACGGACGGGGGCGAGGGACGACTCACGGTGGCGGTCAACCGCACCGACGCCCAACCGCTGCTGCGGAGCGAGTCGGCGAAAGTCGTCGTCGAACCGCGGGGGACTCGTCGGGAGTACGAACTCGTCTCGCTGCTCCGACGGGCCGGGAGTCGGTTTCGTCGGCTGACGATTCGCCCGAACGGCGCGCTGGACGGCGTGGCGTTGGGTGAGGCACATATCCGCGAGACGTACGGCGTCGCCGTCGTCGCCGTCCGCAAGCAAGGTGGGTGGAAACTCTCGCCGCGGGGGGAAACGACCATCGAGGCCGGAGAAGAAGTGTACGCCGTCGGGTCGCGCGACGGCCTCGACGCGTTCGCGGAGGCGGTCGCATGA
- a CDS encoding ubiquitin-like small modifier protein 1: MEWKLFAHLRDAADADSVTVDVADGATVGTALDALLDSRPALAAEVLDDGDLAEHIRLLVDGEDPFLADDGLQTTVDADAELALFPPVSGG; this comes from the coding sequence ATGGAGTGGAAACTGTTCGCACACCTCCGGGACGCCGCCGACGCCGACAGCGTCACGGTCGACGTCGCGGACGGCGCGACGGTCGGGACGGCGCTGGACGCCCTCCTCGACTCGCGGCCCGCGCTGGCGGCGGAAGTCCTCGACGACGGTGACCTCGCGGAGCACATCCGCCTGCTGGTCGACGGCGAAGACCCGTTTCTCGCGGACGACGGTCTCCAGACGACCGTCGACGCGGACGCCGAACTGGCGCTGTTTCCGCCGGTCAGCGGCGGCTGA
- a CDS encoding Vms1/Ankzf1 family peptidyl-tRNA hydrolase, giving the protein MLDRLLGRAALKERVADLEEEKRHLERQLDAEQERRSEAATARQRAEAETNRLEDRVTELEDRVERLQASEGGPTYRAEERLTGERVAEILNRLESFETEREGVFTAYVADESDLTESVREAFGDRASLVAGAAPCLAVTDDAGLLSACLSVPVPPEPFASWDDHVRLDRSRFEPTGEYAVALVRSDLFALGVYDGRERTAFHGFDSELKSQHSKGGFSQSRFERLRDQQIENHVERCRATIEAVDHETLYVVGERSVIHEFTDLAALTQSVDATGDPEDALADAVRSLWTVRLRVP; this is encoded by the coding sequence ATGCTGGACCGGTTGCTGGGACGCGCCGCGCTCAAAGAGCGCGTCGCGGACCTCGAAGAGGAGAAGCGCCACCTCGAACGGCAACTCGACGCCGAACAGGAGCGCCGTTCCGAGGCGGCGACGGCCCGACAGCGCGCCGAGGCGGAGACGAACCGCCTCGAGGACCGCGTCACCGAACTCGAAGACCGCGTCGAGCGCCTGCAAGCCAGCGAGGGCGGCCCGACCTACCGCGCCGAGGAACGGTTGACCGGCGAACGAGTCGCCGAAATCCTGAACCGGCTCGAGTCGTTCGAAACCGAGCGCGAGGGCGTCTTCACCGCCTACGTCGCCGACGAGAGCGACCTCACGGAATCGGTTCGAGAAGCGTTCGGTGACCGGGCGTCGCTGGTCGCCGGGGCGGCCCCCTGCCTCGCGGTGACCGACGACGCCGGGTTGCTGTCGGCCTGTCTGTCGGTGCCGGTGCCGCCCGAACCGTTCGCGTCGTGGGACGACCACGTCAGACTCGACCGCTCGCGGTTCGAACCGACCGGCGAGTACGCCGTTGCCCTCGTGCGCTCTGACCTGTTCGCGCTGGGCGTCTACGACGGCCGCGAGCGGACTGCCTTCCACGGCTTCGACTCCGAACTGAAGAGCCAACACTCGAAAGGCGGCTTCTCGCAGTCCCGGTTCGAGCGCCTGCGCGACCAGCAAATCGAGAACCACGTCGAGCGGTGTCGGGCGACCATCGAAGCGGTCGACCACGAGACGCTGTACGTCGTCGGCGAGCGCTCCGTCATCCACGAGTTCACCGACCTCGCGGCGCTGACCCAGAGCGTCGACGCCACGGGCGACCCCGAGGACGCCCTCGCGGATGCCGTCCGGTCGCTGTGGACGGTCCGACTGCGCGTGCCTTGA